A stretch of DNA from Planococcus antarcticus DSM 14505:
TGGCAGAAATTTCAGCATCAATCGACAAAACGTGTTTTTAGCTTGGTGATTCTTCTTCGCGTGCTGCCTTTTATGCCGTCCGGCTTCGTTACAGCAGGTGCAGCACTTACGAATATAAGCGGGAAATTGTTTTGGATCGCCAGCACCATCGGCAAAATTCCAGCTGTCGTTCTGGAACTGGCTGCCGTTTATGGAGTTGTACAATTTGTACCGGTAAACATTCAACTCTTCTTGTTTGGCATCATCTTGGTTGTTTCTATAGCGCTGTGGCAGCTAGAACGGATTAAAACCGCCAAACAAAAAAAAAGCCCTCAATCAGCTGATTGAGGGCTTTTTGCGAAGTTTAATAGACTTTGTCGCCGTTGAAAATGGAGTTTTTAACGATAACATAATCCACATTGCGGATCGCCAGCAACTTGTCTCCTCCGGCGTATGAAATGGCAGATTGAAGATCCTGTTCCATTTCTACTAAGGTGTGCTTTAACATTCCTTTATATTCCACGAACATCTTCTTGCCTTCGACGTTTTTCTTTTCACCTTTTTGGAATTCTGAGGCTGATCCGAAATACTCTTTTAGCAGCTTGCCGTCCTGATTGATCGTTTGTCCAGGTGATTCTTCATGTCCCGCAAAAAGAGAACCAATCATAACCATCGAAGCACCAAAGCGAACCGATTTGGCAATGTCGCCATGTGTCCGGATGCCACCGTCTGCGATGATGGGCTTACTTGCTGCCTTTCCACACCAGCGAAGTGCTGCCAGCTGCCAGCCGCCCGTTCCAAAGCCGGTCTTGATTTTGGTAATGCATACTTTTCCGGGCCCGATGCCAACTTTCGTTGCATCCGCTCCAGCGTGTTCCAATTCACGTACTGCTTCCGGCGTACCGACATTTCCAGCGATCAGAAAGCTTTCTGGAAGCAATTTCTTTATGTGCTGAATCATGTTGATGACAGCATTGGAATGACCATGAGCCACATCGATGGTAATGTATTCCGGCGTAATCTTTTCATCTGCCAATAGCTGCACAAACTCATAATCTTCCGGTTTTACGCCGACACTGATGGAAGCGTATAGGCCGCGTTGCTGCATGTCTTTTGCAAACGCCAACCGTTTTTCAGGTTCAAAGCGGTGCATAATATAAAAATAATTATTTTCAGCCAGAAATCCGGCAATTTTTTCATCTATAATGGTCTGCATATTTGCAGGAACGACTGGCAATTTAAAAGTCCGTCCGCCAAACTCAATCGACGTATCGCATTCTGAACGGCTATCTACCACCGCTTTTGCAGGAACCAACTGAATATCTTCGTAATCAAATACATTTTCCATAAATTACACCCCTATACACGAATGATATATCTATATATTTTCATAATTGTTCGTCCATATGATAATGTACTTTATTTCAGATGAGATGTCAAAGAGCAAAATTCATACCATCTGTTTCACCCGCTTAACAGGAAGCTAAGAGATCTTTTACTGACTTTTGAGACTGTGTTTTCAAACACTGGTTCGATCAAACTTTTCCATTAATCATGTTCATGATGTAGGACTGTTTCAACTAATGATTCTTGAGCGTAGAAATTTCCGCTCTGCCCAAAAAGGTTTCGACATAGGCTTTTGTAGAATCAGCTGGGCATTGTCAGCACCAATCTGTCCGATTCTTTAAGCTAGCCCTTATTCGATTCCAGTAGTCGGATGACCTTACTGTATATGTTTAACTACTAATTCTTGCCTGTTGGTTCACCGTAAGATAAAGGA
This window harbors:
- a CDS encoding TVP38/TMEM64 family protein, with amino-acid sequence MLPASMEFLFLLFVNLVVGAVGFIPSVVLTAVNIQSFGLYGGSALTFIGEIVGALLGFYLYRFGFSKANPKWLRHPFWQKFQHQSTKRVFSLVILLRVLPFMPSGFVTAGAALTNISGKLFWIASTIGKIPAVVLELAAVYGVVQFVPVNIQLFLFGIILVVSIALWQLERIKTAKQKKSPQSAD
- the guaC gene encoding GMP reductase; its protein translation is MENVFDYEDIQLVPAKAVVDSRSECDTSIEFGGRTFKLPVVPANMQTIIDEKIAGFLAENNYFYIMHRFEPEKRLAFAKDMQQRGLYASISVGVKPEDYEFVQLLADEKITPEYITIDVAHGHSNAVINMIQHIKKLLPESFLIAGNVGTPEAVRELEHAGADATKVGIGPGKVCITKIKTGFGTGGWQLAALRWCGKAASKPIIADGGIRTHGDIAKSVRFGASMVMIGSLFAGHEESPGQTINQDGKLLKEYFGSASEFQKGEKKNVEGKKMFVEYKGMLKHTLVEMEQDLQSAISYAGGDKLLAIRNVDYVIVKNSIFNGDKVY